From Dasypus novemcinctus isolate mDasNov1 chromosome 8, mDasNov1.1.hap2, whole genome shotgun sequence, the proteins below share one genomic window:
- the PRXL2C gene encoding peroxiredoxin-like 2C, whose product MAAPVTRQVSGRAAAAPSGPERGQPLPAAVAELPVLDASGQRLPFGSLFRERRAVVVFVRHFLCYICKEYVEDLAKIPKSSLQEADVTLIVIGQSSYHHIEPFCKLTGYSYEIYVDPEREIYKRLGMKRGEEIAASGQSPHVKSNILSGSIRSLWRAVTGPLFDFQGDPAQQGGTLILGPGNNIHFIHRDRNRLDHKPINSVLQLVGVQHVNFTSRPSVIHV is encoded by the exons ATGGCCGCCCCGGTCACGCGGCAGGTCAGCGGCCGCGCAGCCGCGGCCCCGAGCGGCCCCGAGCGCGGGCAGCCCCTGCCTGCCGCGGTGGCCGAGCTGCCCGTGCTGGACGCCTCCGGGCAGCGGCTGCCGTTCGGCTCGCTGTTCCGTGAGCGCCGCGCGGTCGTGGTGTTCGTGCGG CATTTCCTGTGTTATATTTGCAAGGAATACGTAGAAGATCTGGCCAAGATCCCCAAGAGTTCTTTACAA gaaGCAGATGTCACCCTTATAGTGATTGGACAATCGTCCTACCATCATATTGAG CCTTTCTGCAAACTGACTGGGTATTCTTATGAAATCTATGTTGatcctgagagagaaatttataaaagaCTGGGAATGAAAAGAGGTGAAGAAATTGCTGCCTCAG GACAGAGCCCCCATGTAAAGTCAAACATACTTTCAGGAAGCATTCGGAGCCTGTGGAGGGCAGTGACTGGCCCTCTTTTTGATTTTCAAGGAGACCCCGCTCAGCAAGGCGGAACCCTCATTTTAGGTCCAG GTAATAACATTCATTTTATACACAGAGATAGGAATCGATTGGATCACAAGCCCATAAACTCTGTTCTACAGCTTGTAGGCGTTCAGCATGTGAACTTTACAAGCAGACCTTCAGTTATCCATGTGTGA